From Methylocystis sp. ATCC 49242, one genomic window encodes:
- a CDS encoding sulfotransferase family 2 domain-containing protein: MQDSLIVFNHIPRTSGSSIHASFDEALKSRNFFVFNGSLEDEQKFAAAFNDRGAGVFYTGGHIGFQRLQKLGLLNDENLLFSIVRDPVERMLSLYYLMRRSPDWQPHIAAHVGDRDFAYYYDFCREKGFHTGNAQCRAIAGVESFEAARERVSQHYSLVGCLSHVAMTYNALEVIVRNFLPEFRYLGPMNEAPRDGQTISSGLAERIRQDSSEDCLLVDFIERDCGGLFSRSLQRWSLARG, encoded by the coding sequence ATGCAAGACAGTCTGATTGTGTTCAACCATATTCCGAGAACCTCCGGTTCTTCGATCCACGCATCTTTCGACGAGGCGTTGAAGTCAAGAAACTTTTTTGTTTTCAACGGATCTCTTGAAGACGAGCAGAAATTTGCTGCGGCCTTTAATGACAGAGGCGCGGGCGTCTTCTACACGGGCGGTCACATCGGGTTCCAACGTCTGCAAAAACTCGGTCTGCTGAACGACGAGAATTTGCTGTTTTCGATCGTCCGCGATCCAGTCGAACGCATGCTTTCGCTGTATTACCTGATGCGGCGCAGTCCCGATTGGCAACCGCACATCGCCGCACATGTCGGCGACAGGGATTTTGCCTATTATTACGACTTCTGTCGTGAAAAAGGCTTTCACACCGGCAACGCCCAGTGCCGGGCGATCGCCGGCGTCGAGAGCTTCGAGGCGGCGCGCGAAAGGGTTTCGCAGCATTATTCCCTCGTCGGCTGCCTGTCGCATGTGGCGATGACATACAACGCGCTGGAAGTGATTGTTCGCAACTTTTTGCCCGAATTCCGTTACCTCGGCCCCATGAACGAAGCCCCGAGAGACGGACAGACAATCAGCTCCGGACTGGCGGAGCGGATCAGGCAGGACAGCTCCGAAGACTGCCTGCTCGTCGATTTCATCGAGCGCGATTGCGGCGGCCTGTTTTCCCGTTCTCTGCAGCGCTGGAGCCTCGCCCGAGGCTGA
- a CDS encoding AI-2E family transporter — translation MDEESNGLFGFNGVERRFNAMFIELSIRLFVIGFLAYWTFIIIQPFAAMIVWSVVLAVAFDPVFEKVSGWLGGRPILAAALMTIAGLVLIIGPVTWMGVGVIDPLKGVLAGFENGDLSVPPPPEAVKDWPLIGDWLFSYWELASTNIHGALAQILPQLKPVGEYLLAGARNAGLGTLKFLLSVALAGFLLASGPQLLVGIRALARRIDPTNGDKFVNLAGDTINAVSRGVMGLSLMQAVIGGLGMSLAGVPGASLLTLAILVLGIVQIGPLLIVAPVIFWAWTHMTTGPALALTICMATVNYMDNVLKPFLLAHGLSTPMGVIFIGVIGGVLAHGVAGLFVGPVVLAVVWELGKAWIADDLDETRNDAAAESPLSSSQTLSISAKD, via the coding sequence GTGGACGAGGAATCCAACGGCCTGTTTGGCTTCAACGGCGTCGAACGGCGCTTCAACGCCATGTTCATCGAATTGTCGATCCGGCTCTTCGTTATCGGCTTTCTCGCCTATTGGACCTTCATCATCATCCAGCCCTTCGCGGCGATGATCGTCTGGAGCGTGGTGCTCGCCGTCGCCTTCGATCCGGTGTTCGAAAAGGTTTCCGGCTGGCTCGGCGGGCGGCCGATCCTCGCCGCAGCGCTGATGACCATCGCGGGCCTTGTTCTCATCATCGGCCCCGTCACATGGATGGGCGTGGGCGTCATCGACCCGCTCAAGGGCGTCCTCGCCGGCTTCGAGAACGGCGACCTGTCGGTTCCGCCGCCTCCCGAGGCCGTCAAGGACTGGCCGCTGATCGGCGACTGGCTCTTCTCCTATTGGGAACTCGCGTCGACGAACATCCACGGCGCCCTCGCGCAGATCCTTCCGCAACTGAAGCCGGTCGGCGAATATCTGCTCGCCGGGGCCCGAAACGCCGGCCTGGGCACTCTCAAATTCCTGCTGTCGGTGGCGCTCGCCGGATTCCTGCTCGCCTCCGGCCCGCAATTGCTGGTCGGCATAAGGGCGCTCGCCCGCCGGATCGACCCAACCAATGGCGACAAATTCGTCAATCTCGCCGGCGACACGATCAACGCCGTCTCACGCGGCGTGATGGGCCTGTCGCTGATGCAGGCGGTGATCGGCGGCCTGGGCATGTCGCTTGCCGGCGTGCCTGGCGCAAGTCTGCTGACCCTCGCCATTCTCGTGCTCGGTATCGTTCAGATAGGGCCGCTGCTCATTGTCGCCCCGGTGATCTTCTGGGCCTGGACGCATATGACGACCGGACCCGCGCTGGCCCTCACGATATGTATGGCGACCGTTAATTACATGGATAACGTATTGAAACCATTCCTTCTTGCGCATGGGCTCTCGACGCCGATGGGCGTCATCTTCATCGGCGTCATCGGCGGCGTTCTGGCGCATGGGGTCGCCGGCCTCTTCGTCGGTCCCGTCGTGCTCGCCGTCGTGTGGGAGCTGGGCAAGGCGTGGATCGCCGACGATCTCGACGAGACGCGCAATGACGCGGCGGCCGAAAGTCCGCTTTCGTCGTCGCAGACGCTTTCCATTTCCGCGAAAGATTGA